Within Mucilaginibacter inviolabilis, the genomic segment GGACTCGATACCGAGATTATCGGAATCACCAAATTTTGTATCCATCCGCAGAGTAAATTTAAAGCAGTAGCCAAAGTAGGAGGAACCAAACAATTAAATATCGACCAGATAAAGGCTTTAAAGCCAGATTTAATCATCGCCAATAAAGAAGAGAATGAGCGTAGCCAGGTAGAAGAACTCATGGCCATTTACCCGGTTTGGATTAGCGATATCCATGATCTTAATAGCGCGCTGGAGATGATCAGAATTGTAGGATTGCTTGTAAATCGTGAAACGGAAGCCCGGGCTTTGTATAACGATATTATTAGTCGCTTCACTCATCTGTTATTACCTGCCTTGAATTTAAAAGTAGCTTATTTTATATGGCGCAAACCTTATATGGTTGCCGGTTCTGGTACTTTTATTGATAACATGCTTCAAAGGTGCGGATTGATCAACGCCATAGATAAAAAACGGTACCCAGAGATAAACTCACAGGAAATAACAGATCTTAACCCCGATCTGATCTTTTTATCATCAGAACCATATCCTTTTAGGCAAAAACATATAGACGAATTTAAGCTGATGGTACCCAATGCTAAGGTAATCCTGGTTGATGGCGAAATGTTTTCGTGGTATGGCAGCCGTTTATTGTACGCTCCCGATTACTTTACAACTATCATGCAGGCCTTAACATTAAATTAATAACAAAGAAATGAGGGAGATAGCTAAAAAACGAAAATTTTGTTTTAATATTTACCATTAAACACTATCTTTGCGACCTGTTAAAAATCCTAATGCGGAAGTGGCGTAATTGGTAGCCGCACCAGACTTAGGATCTGGCGCTTCACGGCGTGGGGGTTCGAGTCCCTTCTTCCGCACAAACAGCATTTAAACCCGGTCAATTCGACTGGGTTTTTTTGTTTCAGATGGCTTGGTTTAGATTTTTATATCCTATCGTCATGCACAATTGTTGGTAAGTACCAATCAATACACATTGATTGTATGCAGCGCGTGTATGTAATTTGCAGCAATTTACAGCGCCAGAAAATGGCAGTAATCCCTATTAAAAACACAATTTATAAATGAAGAAAAGTTTACTTAAATCCGCAATAATTTATCTACTAGTAACCGTTGTTTGCGGGAGTACTTCATACGCACAGAAAAGATATAACGGACAAAGGATAATTGTGATTATGATGGACGGTTTTGGCGAAAAGTACTACCGGCAGGCATTAATGCCTTTTCTTAATCAAATGGAAAAGGAGGGTATCTACAAGGTTGTTCCGTCGTTGATGCCTGCTGTTACTAATGTAAACAACATGGCTATTGCCACTGGTACCCCTCCCGAACAAAATGGTATTACAGGCAATGTATTTTATGATGACAAAAAACAGCAAGAGGTTTACATAGAAGATCCGTCAATACTGCTTAGTCCATCTATCTTTCAAAAAGCGCATGCACAAGGTGTTAAATCGGCTCTTCTTTCTGTAAAAAAGAAAACAATAGATGTACTGGGTCAATATGCCGATTATACAATA encodes:
- a CDS encoding ABC transporter substrate-binding protein — protein: MAVFHDQLNRVVSLPVSPQRIISIVPSQTELLFHLGLDTEIIGITKFCIHPQSKFKAVAKVGGTKQLNIDQIKALKPDLIIANKEENERSQVEELMAIYPVWISDIHDLNSALEMIRIVGLLVNRETEARALYNDIISRFTHLLLPALNLKVAYFIWRKPYMVAGSGTFIDNMLQRCGLINAIDKKRYPEINSQEITDLNPDLIFLSSEPYPFRQKHIDEFKLMVPNAKVILVDGEMFSWYGSRLLYAPDYFTTIMQALTLN